From a region of the Alnus glutinosa chromosome 1, dhAlnGlut1.1, whole genome shotgun sequence genome:
- the LOC133878408 gene encoding pentatricopeptide repeat-containing protein At2g02980, chloroplastic — translation MTNKEQDTALHEVIRYNHFKVVKLLIEEDSNFSYSANDTGETPLYIAVERGFDNVLFEILDKCKSPMHGAPLVSQSWRKASVRDGGLSTIEPWHTSRIRRREENNIEECIRNPFGSGCTHYKDTISLVLSSFAVFIHLLMPFLFGEDFDKDKLEKVLYIALSLANFEVGRWISTFIDVNAIPLNIFLSTALIDMYSKCGDVEKARRIFDRMSGKNLASWNAIITGYVQHGLMEEAIQLYYCMKGELVKPDEITMVNVLSACAGLGALKLGREINLNLGRNGLGPNVFLATALVEMYSKCGKIDDACLVFVKMKEKDVPLFNAMILGLVYHANGKDSLALSKQMVSFGVQPSEVTFIGILSACNHSGLVEEGRLQFSNLINKYGLSPNIEHYACMVDLLGRAEHLDEAYKLIQNMVVPPDSIIWVALLSACQIHRSLELADRIGEIIIASHDPNPGLCILLSNIYATGGRWKEVARVRRIVKEKRIKKPSGYSWIESCISQHIKVDGNTEFRQDRCTSGSIYQE, via the exons ATGACGAATAAAGAACAAGACACGGCTTTGCACGAAGTTATACGTTATAATCACTTTAAGGTTGTAAAATTGTTAATCGAAGAAGACTCAAATTTTTCATATTCTGCTAATGATACTGGTGAGACTCCACTTTACATAGCTGTCGAGAGAGGGTTTGACAATGTGCTGTTCGAAATTTTAGACAAATGCAAATCACCAATGCATGGGGCCCCCTTG GTCTCACAATCATGGAGGAAAGCTAGTGTGAGGGATGGGGGACTCAGCACTATTGAGCCTTGG cacacGAGCCGGATCCGACGAAGAGAGGAGAACAATATTGAAGAATGCATCCGAAACCCATTTGGTAGTGGGTGCACTCATTACAAAG ATACCATATCTTTGGTGTTGTCAAGTTTTGCCGTCTTTATCCACCTATTGATGCCATTTCTTTTCGGGGAGGATTTCGATAAAGATAAACTCGAGAAAGTTCTCTATATTGCCTTGAG TCTTGCTAATTTTGAAGTTGGAAGATGGATTTCTACGTTCATTGATGTTAATGCCATTCCTCTGAACATTTTCTTGTCTACTGCTCTTATAGACATGTACTCAAAATGTGGAGATGTTGAGAAGGCTCGAAGAATCTTTGACAGAATGTCCGGCAAGAATTTGGCATCTTGGAATGCCATTATCACTGGTTATGTGCAGCATGGTTTGATGGAAGAGGCAATTCAATTATATTATTGCATGAAAGGGGAGTTAGTGAAACCAGACGAGATCACAATGGTGAATGTATTGTCTGCTTGTGCTGGCTTAGGGGCCCTTAAACTTGGGCGAGAAATTAATCTCAATTTGGGTAGAAATGGTTTAGGCCCAAATGTATTTCTTGCCACTGCCCTTGTTGAGATGTACTCAAAATGTGGTAAAATTGATGATgcttgtttggtttttgttaagatgaaggaaaaagatgttCCCTTGTTCAATGCCATGATACTAGGACTTGTTTACCATGCCAATGGAAAAGACTCATTAGCTCTCTCAAAACAGATGGTGAGTTTTGGGGTCCAACCCAGTGAGGTCACATTTATAGGAATTTTATCAGCTTGTAATCATTCGGGATTAGTTGAAGAGGGTAGacttcaattttcaaatttgattaaCAAATATGGTTTGAGTCCTAATATTGAGCATTATGCTTGCATGGTGGATCTCCTTGGACGAGCTGAACATTTAGACGAAGCATACAAATTAATTCAAAACATGGTTGTCCCACCTGATTCAATAATTTGGGTTGCTTTGTTGAGTGCTTGCCAGATCCATCGAAGTCTTGAACTGGCAGATAGAATTGGAGAAATTATAATTGCATCACACGATCCTAATCCAGGCTTGTGCATCTTGTTATCAAATATTTATGCTACTGGGGGAAGGTGGAAAGAAGTTGCTAGAGTGAGAAGAATAGTCAAGGAAAAAAGGATTAAAAAGCCCTCTGGGTATAGTTGGATTGAG AGTTGCATCAGCCAGCACATCAAAGTTGATGGGAACACAGAATTCCGCCAAGATAG GTGCACCAGTGGTAGCATAtaccaagaatag